From one Lycium ferocissimum isolate CSIRO_LF1 chromosome 7, AGI_CSIRO_Lferr_CH_V1, whole genome shotgun sequence genomic stretch:
- the LOC132062996 gene encoding small ubiquitin-related modifier 2-like, whose translation MATEKKTERPFEESTGSNSENCVYLRIKSQDGTSVYLTVDPSSVMKVIFKEYCKRKQIIYYKTVRFFFNGQRISPRKTVNEHGLENNDEIDAMLHQEGGGPAHRI comes from the exons ATGGCAACAGAAAAGAAAACTGAGAGGCCATTTGAAGAATCAACTGGATCAAATAGTGAAAATTGTGTATATCTCAGAATTAAATCACAG GATGGTACGAGTGTCTACTTGACGGTCGATCCATCTTCCGTAATGAAAGTGATATTCAAGGAATATTGTAAGAGAAAGCAAATAATATATTACAAAACAGTTCGATTTTTCTTCAATGGCCAACGCATTTCCCCCAGAAAGACGGTTAATGAA CATGGGTTAGAAAACAATGATGAGATTGATGCTATGCTGCATCAAGAAGGAGGAGGGCCTGCACACCGAATATGA